The DNA window TAATTGCAATAAATTTTCATTATTATATTATTTAGTATATTGTTTTGAATAATATTTGCAATAAGATTAATGCAATTATTTTACATTAGTATATTATTAAATATATACATTAACAAAATTATTGCAATTTATCTTTATTTTTATTTTCTTTATTCATCATGAAGGGTAAAGTGGTGTATGAGGTCGCTATCAATGCAATCCCGATTATCCCAATCACTCTTGCAATGGATACAGTATTTTCGCCGAGCAGAGTGCCATTAAACATCAAAAAAGCCCCTAGCAATGACAATGAAACCCCTATTAAAAACTGAATAGTCGCCCTTTTCTTATGGATATTGCCTTTATCCCTATTGGAAGATCCTTTTGGACTTGCAAATGCCACAAATAACGCTAATCCTACTAAAAGAGCACCTATGATTATTAGTACCATTGGCAAATTTGCCATATAAATTATATGCATACTTACTATTTAAGTCTTTTGTTTATTAGATTAATTAGCAAATCTAAAATATTTTAATGAATATTGGTAAATAATATTTAAATATTGGTAATGCGTTACCAAAATCTATTATCAAATATATTTAATTCAAATAATAGAAATAAGTTACCAAATCCCATTTTATAGCATAACATTTAATGCAATAATTATTCTGATATATATTATAAATAATATATATTGTTACAAAAGCGATTTTTTGAATTTTTTGACGATTTTAAAAATAGAGTGATGAGGTAAATTTTAATTGAGTTTTGAGGAATTTAAGGGCCTAGATCTGACAGATTGGAATAGTATCGCTTAGTATATATGTTGTTACATTAGAGATTATTAAGAGAAAGATTGAAAGAAAAAAGGGAAGATGGATCAGTCTAGGATGTGTTATTTTATCGGTTTAGGCTACTCTGGACGAGGATAAAATAGAAATTACTATTCAAATCTCATAAGTTCTTCATTCGTTTTATTAATAAATTCTTCAGAATTGAAAGATTTCCATTTTTTATTTCTTTTACTTCTAGGAATGCACCATCTTTCAATCCAATGATTAGATAAATCATCAAAAGGCCTATCATACCACAATGGCGATTCATCTTTTTTTATGACACCATGAAGATTCTTAGTATTAGAGAAAATATAATATCCTCTTCTTATATTGTGGTAAGAATAATCGGGCAATTCTAAATATCTAAAAGCTTTCTCAATTAATTTCAATTTACGTGATGGCCCTGTACCATATCCTCTTTTAGTATTAATTCCATTTTGTTCTAAGAAAACTAAACACTCCTTATATAATTCTTCGGGCAAATGAAAGGTCCCTGAACCAGAAGTATAACCTATAAACTCACTTACCTTTTCATTGTTATAATATATTCTTTCATAAACGCTACTTTTACCATAAGCACTAGTAGTAGAAATAAAAAGTAAATTAAGGGGTAGTACCTTTTCTTCAATTATAGTTTTTTTACCTTCGTATTTTTTCCTATAGGCTTCTCGTACTTCATTTGAAACGAGGGACAATGCTACCATCTTTCCTCCTAAAAGTTCATTGTATGGGGGCAACGCCCCTATCCGTTGCCCGTACATTGATTGATTAATCCAATATGTTATGTTATTTTTATCTAAGTGAAGATATTTATCT is part of the Methanofastidiosum sp. genome and encodes:
- a CDS encoding DUF4338 domain-containing protein, with the protein product MKYPISGKDLDPSNIKLKLIEIKPESECSKIFFWWNLIWWSIPYENPIGRTMRYMIWDSYHNAPFGIFYLQSPTLRSHIRDKYLHLDKNNITYWINQSMYGQRIGALPPYNELLGGKMVALSLVSNEVREAYRKKYEGKKTIIEEKVLPLNLLFISTTSAYGKSSVYERIYYNNEKVSEFIGYTSGSGTFHLPEELYKECLVFLEQNGINTKRGYGTGPSRKLKLIEKAFRYLELPDYSYHNIRRGYYIFSNTKNLHGVIKKDESPLWYDRPFDDLSNHWIERWCIPRSKRNKKWKSFNSEEFINKTNEELMRFE